The following DNA comes from Cryptococcus deuterogattii R265 chromosome 2, complete sequence.
CGCACAGTCGAGCTCGGAGGCGCGACAGCTCAAGTCACAACACAGTATAACATTAAGGCAACAGCAGATGAGCCGGGAGAGTATCATCTTGCCTTGAGTGGCGACGGGGACGATATCCCTGCTTGGTGGGAAGTTGCGATTGGCGGAAAGGCGGTAGAAGGTGTAAGGATTCTTGACGACAGGTAGGCTGCGCAGATATACTTGGATTGCAATGTAATGCTAATAGGCGATTGATTAGACCACCAACAGTCTCTGTTCCCCTCGGACATTTGAGGAATGGCGATACCTCTACCTTGTCCCTCACCTACGTGCTCACTTATATGAGCAGGCCTCTTCCAGCCGAGATCGACCAGAGAGAGGCGCAgtacctcctcttcacaaCCAACTCTACGTATGTCGACAGCTGGTACCCCACCAGCGTTGAGCGTGTAAAGTACCGAGCCCCCCACATCATTCTCTCTCACACCTCTGTCCCAGACACCTATACCCGCGACTCGACCGTTACAAAGGCTGGCTCATCTCTTACTCTTGGACCCTTccactctcttcctccaactctTGGTGAACACAAATTTGAGCAACAGCCTCTTTCAGTACATTATGAGAGCAAGCAACCCGTGGTTGGTCTCAAGACTCTGAGACGTAGCGCAGAAGTGAGCCACTGGGGTGCCAACTTGAACATTCAAGATGAAATGTCTTTAGTGAATACTGGACCCAAGTATGTCCATCAAATATCTCTGGACAAAGAGTAGGCGCTCACATCTACTTTTAGACTCAAGGGTCACTTCTCTCGGCTTGCTCACCAGCAATCCCGATTTCACGCCTCTACGCCCCCCCAAATTTTCACCGAACTTTCTCTCCGTATCCCTGCTACCGCCCATTCTGCGTACTACTACGACACCATCGGCAACGTCTCGACCTCTCATTTCCGCCCTGGCAGCACACTCGCccaaaaggccaaggctTCCAAGGTCCGAACCAGCCCCAGGACTGTGGATGGTCTTTTGGAATTGAGGCCTCGATACCCTCTGTTGGGTGGATGGAACTATAGCTTTGTGGTCGGGTACGATATGCCTCTTGAAGATGTTCTCAAGAGTGATCAGGCCAATGGGAAGAACGTCTTAGCTGTGCCGTTCATGACCGGTATCAAAGACGTTGTCGTCGACGATGCCGAGTTGAAGATCATTTTGCCCGAAGGGGCCAAGTAAGTCGGACCCTCGCCATGGAAGCTGTAAAAGCCATAACCTTAAGCTGACAATGCGTTTTAGGGACGTCGAAGTTTACACTCCTTTTGCTGTTGACAGCATTGAACACTCTATTCACAAGACGTATCTTGACACCACCGGCCGGCACACCATTATCCTCAAGAAGGCGCGATGTACCGAAGATCACGCAAAGACTGTTTATGTAGGTTTTCAAGACGTAACAAAAGATGGCGGCCGAGCTAACCTTTTCATCAGGTCGTATACTCTTACCCCTTCTCGGCTTTGATGCAAAAGCCCGTGACTGTGGCGTCCGTGATCGGGGGTCTCTTTTTGTTGGCTATGgggttgagaagagtgaACTATAATATTGACAAACAGTAGATGGAAAACAATGCATATATGCCcgacttgaagaagaggggcaGCGGGGCGTTACTTCCAGAGCTTACTTTGATCAGTTTCTCAAAAAGGACTTCGGCGGCAGACTTCTCTTTGTTGATAAGTCCGGCGATTGGTGTGTCGAGAGTTTACACGCTATCAGATCGATACTGGATGCATCCTATGTGGGAAGGGCCACAACCCACTCTGCAAGGTCAAGATCACTTGGAGTATCCGCAGGCTCATGAAGGGACCCTATTGCCTATCATCATTGGTCGTGATGTCAAAGATGCCCTCTATCTGATTAACATGAACAACAAAGCAATATTAGATGGACGGGAATGGACGATGAACGGAAGCTGATCTTACGGGGGATATTTTAAGAAGCACAACTTTTACCCGGAGTTTAATTCTGCCGCGAGCGTCAATTATTCCTCCCGCCGCCGTGCCGAAGCATGCCGAATAAAATGTCATACATTATGTAATACGGCAATCTCCGTTGCCGGGCCGGAATGGATTAATTATCTATCTTTTTTGGCCATGGTCTTGCGAATGGATGTACTTTGAGTTTTTGGCTGCTTCGGCAGCGTGCGATACGGCGATGTCAGCAGCCGAACTGTACGACAAACATCAAGACGGCTCCGGATGGCTTTGTCTTCGCTGTTCGGGTACAAATTCATAAAAAGTTGCCGAGCAATCCCTCATTCGATTATTAAATCAGCGAAAAGCCCGCCGATGACAATCCGAtggcggagaagagataTTTGTTATGAACCCCGCAACAGCTTCAATGCACTATTTGATTtcatcacttccttctAGTTAAATGACTGTATACACCACACTGGAAAAGCACGTCAGCGTCATGGAAGCCTACTTCCAATATCGAGCTTTCACGCCGAGCTCTAAGCCTGCCCACCAGGCTCCCATCATcgaaggcaaagaagaagaagctcttgAAACCCCTGTTTCCCCCTTGATCTTTGTCACATTCGACGAGAACGACCCTCGGAATCCTCAAAACTGGTCCAAAGCCTACAAGACCTTTGTCATTGGCCTCCTGGCTTTTTTGACGCTGTCTTTGACATTTGCCAGCTCTGTTTCCTCTGCTGCAGAGCGAGGTATGATGGAGGAGTTTGGATGCTCACAGGTCGCCGCAACCGCTGCGACCTCAATGTTTCTAATAGGTATGGGTGTTGGTGCGATGCCTATGGCACCGCTCTCAGAGTGTAAGTGTGTTTATTTATCAGGCGAAGTGGCAGAACGTCATACATGACAGGATGGCACAGAAATCGCTTAACCCTACAAGATTGCTCGATCTTCTCGATCTTAGGATCGATGTGAGGGAAGGGTGTTCTCATGGCGTCATGACTTCACAGGCGGGAAGTGACCGCAGCATATTACTCTTGCCTTCTTACTACAGTCATTATAAGGTAAAGACTGATGCACGACATAGTATATGGACGTCTTCCCGTCTATCTCCTCACTATCCTTCTAGCGACAGTTTTTGAGATTGCTTGTGCTGTTGCTCCCAACGTCCCagctcttctcatcctccgaTTCATCGCAGGAGTCTGGTCTACTACACCTTTATCCAATTCAGGTGGATCATTGAATGATGTGGGTGACCCAGTTTTACGTACCATCGCCCTCCCCCTTTTTACGACAGCTGGATTTACTGGACCTTGCTTGGGACCTATAATAGGGGGATTTCTGACAGAGAACGCGAATTACGGCTGGCGC
Coding sequences within:
- a CDS encoding oligosaccharyltransferase complex subunit alpha (ribophorin I); the encoded protein is MLLATALLLPLALALSPPPQTYVNTAIARTVELGGATAQVTTQYNIKATADEPGEYHLALSGDGDDIPAWWEVAIGGKAVEGVRILDDRPPTVSVPLGHLRNGDTSTLSLTYVLTYMSRPLPAEIDQREAQYLLFTTNSTYVDSWYPTSVERVKYRAPHIILSHTSVPDTYTRDSTVTKAGSSLTLGPFHSLPPTLGEHKFEQQPLSVHYESKQPVVGLKTLRRSAEVSHWGANLNIQDEMSLVNTGPKLKGHFSRLAHQQSRFHASTPPQIFTELSLRIPATAHSAYYYDTIGNVSTSHFRPGSTLAQKAKASKVRTSPRTVDGLLELRPRYPLLGGWNYSFVVGYDMPLEDVLKSDQANGKNVLAVPFMTGIKDVVVDDAELKIILPEGAKDVEVYTPFAVDSIEHSIHKTYLDTTGRHTIILKKARCTEDHAKTVYVVYSYPFSALMQKPVTVASVIGGLFLLAMGLRRVNYNIDKQ